Proteins from one Porites lutea chromosome 3, jaPorLute2.1, whole genome shotgun sequence genomic window:
- the LOC140930433 gene encoding extended synaptotagmin-2-like isoform X3 codes for MASWKIERTKDPLVFFPDVERAEWLNKMLVQLWPYINDMVIKILKETVEPEIQKNMPSFLSSIHFEEISLGEVPPRIGGIKTYTHNVDRNEIIMDVDLIYAGDSDFELSVKGISVGIEDLQIRGNLRVILRPLIPAAPLVGGVSVFFLNRPDIDFDLTNLANILDIPGLSDIIRGVIDDVVAGFVVLPNRITVPLTDVDPYELKYPMPDGVLRIEVLEAKDLVKKDIGVFKKGSSDPYVILRVGAKTFKTKTKDSTLNPVWNEVFEAFVDNSHGQKIKIAVFDEDKASDDESLGTVEADIGTIVQQGNVDLWLQLENVESGQINLRCTWFTMTPKPEDLSPPEQAVQGEEMLATAALFVKLDSAKNLPVTNAARGTTSAFCKLTVGNVTLQSKTIQDSISPVWEEPFRFLIHDPKYQELDIEIIDSQKEKSIGKLEFPLMQLLKSEDMTFEQPFPLKESGHNSTLTCRFTLKALFTRDDDTSDEEEADTEEPDVIAADELAGSKQSEETTVRRRKPAPKVQRSVSGDIRLTTRYNKQGSKLEVIVHQARNLLACDSDGLSDPYVRAYLLPDKSRSGRRRTDVKKNTLEPAFDETFDWMVPEDQLKDRTLDITVKNDVSFFSKSKTSMGQVLLDVGKMDLSQPVTDWYMLRDEKKDDD; via the exons ATGGCGTCGTGGAAGATTGAGCGCACAAAAGACCCACTG GTTTTCTTTCCTGATGTAGAAAGAGCAGAATGGCTCAACAAG ATGCTTGTTCAACTGTGGCCATACATCAACGATATGGTGataaagattttgaaagaaactGTGGAGCCGGAGATTCAGAAAAATATGCCCAGTTTTCTCAGCTCCATTCATTTTGAAGAAATCTCTCTTGGTGAAGTG CCTCCTCGTATCGGCGGCATTAAGACATACACCCATAACGTTGACCGCAATGAGATAATCATGGATGTTGACTTAAT tTATGCAGGTGACTCAGATTTTGAGCTCTCTGTCAAGGGAATTTCAGTTGGTATTGAAGATCTCCAG ATTCGTGGTAACCTGCGTGTGATTCTGCGACCTCTTATTCCAGCTGCTCCTCTTGTGGGTGGAGTCTCTGTCTTCTTTCTTAACAGACCT GACATAGATTTTGATTTAACAAATCTGGCAAACATACTTGACATTCCTGGTCTAAG tGACATTATTCGTGGAGTAATTGATGATGTTGTTGCTGGATTTGTGGTGCTCCCTAACAGGATAACAGTTCCTCTCACTGATGTTGATCCTTATGAACTCAAATATCCCATGCCTGAT GGTGTTCTGCGAATTGAAGTTTTAGAAGCTAAAGATTTAGTCAAAAAGGACATTGGAGTGTTCAAGAAGGGCTCTTCAGACCCATATGTTATTCTCCGAG TGGGAGCCAaaacattcaaaacaaaaacaaaggacaGTACATTGAATCCAGTGTGGAATGAAGTGTTTGAG GCATTTGTTGACAACTCTCATGGTCAGAAGATAAAGATTGCTGTCTTTGATGAGGACAAGGCATCTGATGATGAGAGTCTTGGAAC GGTTGAAGCTGACATTGGTACTATTGTCCAGCAAGGCAATGTTGACCTG TGGCTTCAACTTGAGAATGTTGAAAGTGGGCAGATAAACTTACGTTGTACATGGTTCACAATGACACCTAAACCTGAGGATCTGTCCCCA cCGGAGCAGGCAGTTCAGGGAGAGGAGATGTTAGCAACAGCTGCTTTGTTTGTAAAACTTGACTCTGCCAAAAATCTCCCA GTGACAAATGCTGCTCGTGGTACAACAAGTGCATTCTGCAAGCTTACTGTTGGAAATGTCACTTTGCAGAGCAAG ACCATACAAGATTCCATCAGCCCAGTGTGGGAAGAACCATTCCGCTTCCTGATTCACGATCCAAAATATCAGGAGTTAGATATTGAG ATAATTGACAGCCAGAAGGAGAAGAGTATTGGTAAATTAGAATTCCCACTAATGCAACTACTGAAGAGTGAGGATATGACATTTGAACAGCCTTTCCCACTCAAAGAGTCTGGTCACAACAGCACCCTGACCTGTAGGTTCACATTAAAG GCATTGTTTACAAGAGATGATGACACCTCTGATGAGGAGGAAGCTGACACTGAAGAGCCAGATGTGATTGCTGCTGATGAACTTGCTGGAAGCAAGCAAAG CGAGGAAACCACTGTGAGACGAAGAAAACCAGCTCCCAAGGTTCAAAG AAGTGTGTCCGGTGACATTCGCCTTACAACTCGCTACAACAAACAGGGAAGCAAACTGGAAGTCATTGTACATCAAGCAAG GAACTTACTGGCATGTGACTCTGATGGTCTGTCAGACCCATATGTGCGAGCTTATCTGCTTCCCGACAAGTCTCGCAGTGGCCGTAGACGTACTGATGTCAAGAAGAACACTTTGGAACCAGCTTTTGATGAAAC GTTTGATTGGATGGTTCCTGAAGACCAGCTGAAAGATCGTACACTGGACATTACAGTCAAGAATGATGTGTCATTCTTCTCAAAGAGCAAGACATCCATGGGACAG GTTCTTCTTGATGTTGGTAAAATGGATTTGTCTCAGCCGGTTACAGATTG GTATATGCTGCGTGATGAGAAAAAGGATGATGACTAA
- the LOC140930433 gene encoding extended synaptotagmin-2-like isoform X2, with the protein MATKPTEQKPVTPSENPANPKEGEATAAPQDEQKKPAKKTELAILNFVLKYLKLVGGALLIWFMGWLGLSYVWIIAGFFFYVLWRMNQDERKSRRDAFREATEKEQQVVEARMEDLPSWVFFPDVERAEWLNKMLVQLWPYINDMVIKILKETVEPEIQKNMPSFLSSIHFEEISLGEVPPRIGGIKTYTHNVDRNEIIMDVDLIYAGDSDFELSVKGISVGIEDLQIRGNLRVILRPLIPAAPLVGGVSVFFLNRPDIDFDLTNLANILDIPGLSDIIRGVIDDVVAGFVVLPNRITVPLTDVDPYELKYPMPDGVLRIEVLEAKDLVKKDIGVFKKGSSDPYVILRVGAKTFKTKTKDSTLNPVWNEVFEAFVDNSHGQKIKIAVFDEDKASDDESLGTVEADIGTIVQQGNVDLWLQLENVESGQINLRCTWFTMTPKPEDLSPPEQAVQGEEMLATAALFVKLDSAKNLPVTNAARGTTSAFCKLTVGNVTLQSKTIQDSISPVWEEPFRFLIHDPKYQELDIEIIDSQKEKSIGKLEFPLMQLLKSEDMTFEQPFPLKESGHNSTLTCRFTLKALFTRDDDTSDEEEADTEEPDVIAADELAGSKQRSVSGDIRLTTRYNKQGSKLEVIVHQARNLLACDSDGLSDPYVRAYLLPDKSRSGRRRTDVKKNTLEPAFDETFDWMVPEDQLKDRTLDITVKNDVSFFSKSKTSMGQVLLDVGKMDLSQPVTDWYMLRDEKKDDD; encoded by the exons ATGGCGACCAAACCAACGGAGCAGAAACCAGTTACTCCCAGTGAAAATCCAGCAAACCCAAAAGAGGGAGAGGCAACAGCCGCTCCGCAAGATGAGCAAAAAAAGCCTGCGAAGAAAACGGAGCTGGCAATCTTGAACTTTGTGTTGAAATATCTGAAATTGGTCGGAGGAGCATTGTTAATTTGGTTCATGGGCTGGCTTGGGTTGAGTTATGTATGGATAATTGCTGGATTTTTCTTCTACGTTTTATGGCGAATGAATCAAGATGAAAGAAAATCTAGAAGAGATGCTTTCAGAGAAGCTACGGAGAAAGAACAGCAAGTGGTTGAGGCTCGAATGGAGGATCTTCCTTCCTGG GTTTTCTTTCCTGATGTAGAAAGAGCAGAATGGCTCAACAAG ATGCTTGTTCAACTGTGGCCATACATCAACGATATGGTGataaagattttgaaagaaactGTGGAGCCGGAGATTCAGAAAAATATGCCCAGTTTTCTCAGCTCCATTCATTTTGAAGAAATCTCTCTTGGTGAAGTG CCTCCTCGTATCGGCGGCATTAAGACATACACCCATAACGTTGACCGCAATGAGATAATCATGGATGTTGACTTAAT tTATGCAGGTGACTCAGATTTTGAGCTCTCTGTCAAGGGAATTTCAGTTGGTATTGAAGATCTCCAG ATTCGTGGTAACCTGCGTGTGATTCTGCGACCTCTTATTCCAGCTGCTCCTCTTGTGGGTGGAGTCTCTGTCTTCTTTCTTAACAGACCT GACATAGATTTTGATTTAACAAATCTGGCAAACATACTTGACATTCCTGGTCTAAG tGACATTATTCGTGGAGTAATTGATGATGTTGTTGCTGGATTTGTGGTGCTCCCTAACAGGATAACAGTTCCTCTCACTGATGTTGATCCTTATGAACTCAAATATCCCATGCCTGAT GGTGTTCTGCGAATTGAAGTTTTAGAAGCTAAAGATTTAGTCAAAAAGGACATTGGAGTGTTCAAGAAGGGCTCTTCAGACCCATATGTTATTCTCCGAG TGGGAGCCAaaacattcaaaacaaaaacaaaggacaGTACATTGAATCCAGTGTGGAATGAAGTGTTTGAG GCATTTGTTGACAACTCTCATGGTCAGAAGATAAAGATTGCTGTCTTTGATGAGGACAAGGCATCTGATGATGAGAGTCTTGGAAC GGTTGAAGCTGACATTGGTACTATTGTCCAGCAAGGCAATGTTGACCTG TGGCTTCAACTTGAGAATGTTGAAAGTGGGCAGATAAACTTACGTTGTACATGGTTCACAATGACACCTAAACCTGAGGATCTGTCCCCA cCGGAGCAGGCAGTTCAGGGAGAGGAGATGTTAGCAACAGCTGCTTTGTTTGTAAAACTTGACTCTGCCAAAAATCTCCCA GTGACAAATGCTGCTCGTGGTACAACAAGTGCATTCTGCAAGCTTACTGTTGGAAATGTCACTTTGCAGAGCAAG ACCATACAAGATTCCATCAGCCCAGTGTGGGAAGAACCATTCCGCTTCCTGATTCACGATCCAAAATATCAGGAGTTAGATATTGAG ATAATTGACAGCCAGAAGGAGAAGAGTATTGGTAAATTAGAATTCCCACTAATGCAACTACTGAAGAGTGAGGATATGACATTTGAACAGCCTTTCCCACTCAAAGAGTCTGGTCACAACAGCACCCTGACCTGTAGGTTCACATTAAAG GCATTGTTTACAAGAGATGATGACACCTCTGATGAGGAGGAAGCTGACACTGAAGAGCCAGATGTGATTGCTGCTGATGAACTTGCTGGAAGCAAGCAAAG AAGTGTGTCCGGTGACATTCGCCTTACAACTCGCTACAACAAACAGGGAAGCAAACTGGAAGTCATTGTACATCAAGCAAG GAACTTACTGGCATGTGACTCTGATGGTCTGTCAGACCCATATGTGCGAGCTTATCTGCTTCCCGACAAGTCTCGCAGTGGCCGTAGACGTACTGATGTCAAGAAGAACACTTTGGAACCAGCTTTTGATGAAAC GTTTGATTGGATGGTTCCTGAAGACCAGCTGAAAGATCGTACACTGGACATTACAGTCAAGAATGATGTGTCATTCTTCTCAAAGAGCAAGACATCCATGGGACAG GTTCTTCTTGATGTTGGTAAAATGGATTTGTCTCAGCCGGTTACAGATTG GTATATGCTGCGTGATGAGAAAAAGGATGATGACTAA
- the LOC140930433 gene encoding extended synaptotagmin-2-like isoform X1: MATKPTEQKPVTPSENPANPKEGEATAAPQDEQKKPAKKTELAILNFVLKYLKLVGGALLIWFMGWLGLSYVWIIAGFFFYVLWRMNQDERKSRRDAFREATEKEQQVVEARMEDLPSWVFFPDVERAEWLNKMLVQLWPYINDMVIKILKETVEPEIQKNMPSFLSSIHFEEISLGEVPPRIGGIKTYTHNVDRNEIIMDVDLIYAGDSDFELSVKGISVGIEDLQIRGNLRVILRPLIPAAPLVGGVSVFFLNRPDIDFDLTNLANILDIPGLSDIIRGVIDDVVAGFVVLPNRITVPLTDVDPYELKYPMPDGVLRIEVLEAKDLVKKDIGVFKKGSSDPYVILRVGAKTFKTKTKDSTLNPVWNEVFEAFVDNSHGQKIKIAVFDEDKASDDESLGTVEADIGTIVQQGNVDLWLQLENVESGQINLRCTWFTMTPKPEDLSPPEQAVQGEEMLATAALFVKLDSAKNLPVTNAARGTTSAFCKLTVGNVTLQSKTIQDSISPVWEEPFRFLIHDPKYQELDIEIIDSQKEKSIGKLEFPLMQLLKSEDMTFEQPFPLKESGHNSTLTCRFTLKALFTRDDDTSDEEEADTEEPDVIAADELAGSKQSEETTVRRRKPAPKVQRSVSGDIRLTTRYNKQGSKLEVIVHQARNLLACDSDGLSDPYVRAYLLPDKSRSGRRRTDVKKNTLEPAFDETFDWMVPEDQLKDRTLDITVKNDVSFFSKSKTSMGQVLLDVGKMDLSQPVTDWYMLRDEKKDDD; the protein is encoded by the exons ATGGCGACCAAACCAACGGAGCAGAAACCAGTTACTCCCAGTGAAAATCCAGCAAACCCAAAAGAGGGAGAGGCAACAGCCGCTCCGCAAGATGAGCAAAAAAAGCCTGCGAAGAAAACGGAGCTGGCAATCTTGAACTTTGTGTTGAAATATCTGAAATTGGTCGGAGGAGCATTGTTAATTTGGTTCATGGGCTGGCTTGGGTTGAGTTATGTATGGATAATTGCTGGATTTTTCTTCTACGTTTTATGGCGAATGAATCAAGATGAAAGAAAATCTAGAAGAGATGCTTTCAGAGAAGCTACGGAGAAAGAACAGCAAGTGGTTGAGGCTCGAATGGAGGATCTTCCTTCCTGG GTTTTCTTTCCTGATGTAGAAAGAGCAGAATGGCTCAACAAG ATGCTTGTTCAACTGTGGCCATACATCAACGATATGGTGataaagattttgaaagaaactGTGGAGCCGGAGATTCAGAAAAATATGCCCAGTTTTCTCAGCTCCATTCATTTTGAAGAAATCTCTCTTGGTGAAGTG CCTCCTCGTATCGGCGGCATTAAGACATACACCCATAACGTTGACCGCAATGAGATAATCATGGATGTTGACTTAAT tTATGCAGGTGACTCAGATTTTGAGCTCTCTGTCAAGGGAATTTCAGTTGGTATTGAAGATCTCCAG ATTCGTGGTAACCTGCGTGTGATTCTGCGACCTCTTATTCCAGCTGCTCCTCTTGTGGGTGGAGTCTCTGTCTTCTTTCTTAACAGACCT GACATAGATTTTGATTTAACAAATCTGGCAAACATACTTGACATTCCTGGTCTAAG tGACATTATTCGTGGAGTAATTGATGATGTTGTTGCTGGATTTGTGGTGCTCCCTAACAGGATAACAGTTCCTCTCACTGATGTTGATCCTTATGAACTCAAATATCCCATGCCTGAT GGTGTTCTGCGAATTGAAGTTTTAGAAGCTAAAGATTTAGTCAAAAAGGACATTGGAGTGTTCAAGAAGGGCTCTTCAGACCCATATGTTATTCTCCGAG TGGGAGCCAaaacattcaaaacaaaaacaaaggacaGTACATTGAATCCAGTGTGGAATGAAGTGTTTGAG GCATTTGTTGACAACTCTCATGGTCAGAAGATAAAGATTGCTGTCTTTGATGAGGACAAGGCATCTGATGATGAGAGTCTTGGAAC GGTTGAAGCTGACATTGGTACTATTGTCCAGCAAGGCAATGTTGACCTG TGGCTTCAACTTGAGAATGTTGAAAGTGGGCAGATAAACTTACGTTGTACATGGTTCACAATGACACCTAAACCTGAGGATCTGTCCCCA cCGGAGCAGGCAGTTCAGGGAGAGGAGATGTTAGCAACAGCTGCTTTGTTTGTAAAACTTGACTCTGCCAAAAATCTCCCA GTGACAAATGCTGCTCGTGGTACAACAAGTGCATTCTGCAAGCTTACTGTTGGAAATGTCACTTTGCAGAGCAAG ACCATACAAGATTCCATCAGCCCAGTGTGGGAAGAACCATTCCGCTTCCTGATTCACGATCCAAAATATCAGGAGTTAGATATTGAG ATAATTGACAGCCAGAAGGAGAAGAGTATTGGTAAATTAGAATTCCCACTAATGCAACTACTGAAGAGTGAGGATATGACATTTGAACAGCCTTTCCCACTCAAAGAGTCTGGTCACAACAGCACCCTGACCTGTAGGTTCACATTAAAG GCATTGTTTACAAGAGATGATGACACCTCTGATGAGGAGGAAGCTGACACTGAAGAGCCAGATGTGATTGCTGCTGATGAACTTGCTGGAAGCAAGCAAAG CGAGGAAACCACTGTGAGACGAAGAAAACCAGCTCCCAAGGTTCAAAG AAGTGTGTCCGGTGACATTCGCCTTACAACTCGCTACAACAAACAGGGAAGCAAACTGGAAGTCATTGTACATCAAGCAAG GAACTTACTGGCATGTGACTCTGATGGTCTGTCAGACCCATATGTGCGAGCTTATCTGCTTCCCGACAAGTCTCGCAGTGGCCGTAGACGTACTGATGTCAAGAAGAACACTTTGGAACCAGCTTTTGATGAAAC GTTTGATTGGATGGTTCCTGAAGACCAGCTGAAAGATCGTACACTGGACATTACAGTCAAGAATGATGTGTCATTCTTCTCAAAGAGCAAGACATCCATGGGACAG GTTCTTCTTGATGTTGGTAAAATGGATTTGTCTCAGCCGGTTACAGATTG GTATATGCTGCGTGATGAGAAAAAGGATGATGACTAA
- the LOC140929914 gene encoding uncharacterized protein gives MSVSKDEVSDLIRENNNQLMDSFKDLLAQTVGQIKRSDEDSAEQQMKEIKKLKYDEPHKFKKKANEDQFNFNRKLAENIVSAKSAAENGQLEKVKSDLAEGEKLLCERQKFILLADKSEFGWATVEEYKQHDRADDSEDEKRIHSAERRARVALQARKKKKTTFSTSNNRSSSVGIPASTSRSQFQHQPLMFNVPGFPSRRPNTGTCFACGKPGHWPSCCPTMAKQTSQTPK, from the coding sequence ATGTCCGTCAGCAAAGACGAAGTGTCCGATCTCATTCGAGAGAATAACAACCAGTTAATGGACTCGTTCAAAGATTTGTTAGCACAAACCGTTGGTCAAATCAAGCGCTCCGACGAAGATTCGGCCGAGCAGCAGatgaaagaaattaagaaactCAAGTATGACGAACCACATAAGTTCAAGAAGAAGGCCAATGAAGACCAGTTCAACTTTAACCGTAAGCTAGCGGAAAATATTGTTTCCGCCAAGTCTGCTGCGGAGAATGGTCAGCTAGAGAAAGTAAAGTCGGATCTCGCGGAAGGTGAGAAACTGCTCTGCGAGAGgcaaaagtttattttattagcgGACAAGTCCGAGTTCGGCTGGGCGACAGTTGAGGAATATAAACAGCATGATCGGGCCGATGATTCGGAGGACGAGAAAAGAATTCACAGTGCAGAAAGACGTGCCCGTGTAGCGCTCCAGGCCcgtaaaaagaagaagactacCTTTTCGACTTCTAATAACAGATCCTCGTCCGTTGGAATCCCGGCGTCGACCTCACGTTCGCAGTTTCAACATCAGCCTCTGATGTTCAACGTTCCTGGTTTCCCTTCTCGTCGACCCAATACCGGCACCTGTTTTGCCTGTGGAAAGCCAGGTCATTGGCCCTCCTGTTGCCCGACGATGGCCAAGCAAACATCACAAACTCCTAAATGA